Proteins encoded in a region of the Pseudothermotoga elfii DSM 9442 = NBRC 107921 genome:
- a CDS encoding deoxynucleoside kinase, which yields MLEIVVEGTVGAGKTALVEILEKEKGMTGFYEMSDDLADAILERYYADKSRWCLTMELYFLHKRFLQVRSANQTHKAVMDRSMMGDLVFVRMQKQLGFLQPIEYKVYESFFRTMSEISPTPRLLIYIKCSVKTALERIEKRGRAYEINVEKSYWEQLCQFYDEAFMEFHNGNVLIINGDEIDFVENESDRALVLDAIDRCVNLKGVHVLNSGSLVCKLD from the coding sequence ATGCTTGAGATAGTTGTTGAAGGAACCGTTGGGGCTGGCAAAACAGCACTCGTTGAAATTCTTGAAAAAGAGAAGGGCATGACAGGATTCTACGAAATGAGCGATGATCTGGCAGATGCTATTCTGGAAAGGTATTATGCAGACAAGTCAAGATGGTGCTTAACTATGGAACTTTATTTTCTTCATAAACGATTCCTTCAGGTTAGAAGTGCTAATCAGACTCATAAAGCGGTCATGGATCGTTCGATGATGGGTGATCTCGTTTTTGTCAGAATGCAGAAACAACTTGGTTTTCTCCAGCCAATTGAATATAAAGTGTATGAGAGTTTTTTCAGGACAATGTCTGAGATATCCCCAACACCAAGACTTTTAATTTATATAAAATGCTCTGTAAAAACAGCTCTTGAACGAATCGAGAAAAGAGGAAGGGCGTATGAGATAAATGTTGAAAAGTCCTATTGGGAACAATTGTGCCAGTTCTACGACGAAGCCTTTATGGAATTCCACAATGGAAACGTTTTGATCATAAATGGAGATGAGATAGATTTTGTCGAAAACGAATCAGATAGAGCATTGGTCCTCGATGCAATTGATCGATGCGTTAATCTCAAAGGGGTTCACGTACTCAATTCAGGTAGTCTTGTATGCAAGCTGGACTAA
- the recA gene encoding recombinase RecA, with protein sequence MSEKEQKAKAEVLEKAIKKIENSFGKGSIMILGEENQVAPVEVVPTGSLSLDVATGVGGYPRGRIIEIYGPEASGKTTISLHAIAEVQKKGGIAAIVDAEHALDPVYAKALGVDLKTLLISQPDYGEQALEIVDELVRSNAVDLVIIDSVAALVPRVEIEGNMGDLQVGLQARLMSQALRKIAGNVNRSKAIVIFTNQIRMKIGVMFGNPETTTGGLALKFYATMRIEVRRGESIKEGTEIIGNAVTAKVVKNKVAPPFRKAEFDIIYGKGIVKENELFNMGVSEGLIQRKGSWFFYMADDGKEYSLGQGKNNVVNYFVENPQIANEIERKIRLKYNLPVEILEEKKQNGKEK encoded by the coding sequence ATGAGTGAAAAAGAGCAAAAAGCAAAGGCTGAAGTGCTCGAAAAAGCAATCAAGAAAATCGAGAATAGTTTTGGAAAAGGGTCGATAATGATTCTTGGTGAGGAAAATCAGGTAGCGCCAGTTGAAGTTGTTCCAACTGGGTCGCTTTCTCTGGATGTAGCAACCGGCGTTGGAGGTTACCCGAGAGGCAGGATAATCGAGATTTATGGTCCCGAAGCAAGTGGGAAAACCACTATATCGCTTCATGCCATTGCGGAAGTTCAAAAGAAAGGGGGTATAGCAGCTATAGTAGATGCTGAACACGCACTTGACCCGGTTTACGCGAAGGCACTCGGCGTGGATCTGAAAACACTTTTAATTTCACAACCTGACTATGGTGAACAGGCGCTCGAAATTGTTGATGAGTTAGTTAGAAGTAATGCTGTGGATCTCGTAATAATTGATTCTGTTGCAGCACTTGTACCAAGAGTGGAAATTGAAGGAAATATGGGAGATCTTCAGGTTGGGCTTCAGGCTCGTCTGATGTCGCAGGCATTGAGAAAGATAGCAGGAAATGTCAACAGGTCCAAAGCTATAGTCATATTCACCAATCAGATAAGAATGAAAATAGGTGTGATGTTTGGTAACCCTGAAACTACTACAGGTGGGCTTGCACTTAAATTTTATGCGACGATGAGGATAGAGGTTCGCAGGGGGGAATCAATAAAAGAAGGTACTGAGATCATAGGAAACGCAGTTACTGCAAAGGTTGTCAAGAACAAAGTTGCTCCACCTTTCAGAAAAGCTGAGTTTGACATAATCTACGGCAAAGGAATTGTGAAAGAAAACGAATTGTTCAACATGGGCGTCAGCGAAGGACTGATACAGAGGAAAGGAAGCTGGTTTTTCTATATGGCGGATGATGGAAAAGAATATTCACTTGGTCAGGGAAAAAACAATGTGGTGAACTACTTTGTGGAAAATCCACAGATTGCAAATGAAATAGAAAGAAAGATACGCCTGAAATACAATCTCCCTGTTGAAATTTTGGAAGAGAAGAAGCAAAATGGAAAAGAAAAATGA
- a CDS encoding deoxynucleoside kinase produces the protein MKPKIIVEGTVGAGKTTFINYISERLCLEPIYELTDSKLIQILENFYIDPSKWGFQLQIYFLTKRFKQMKIGCEKGNVVMDRSIFCDHIFPSVLLKRGEMTKLEYDIYKELHSNLIEFSTPPELMIYLKCSTKTAIDRIKKRGRLWELSIDENYWEILNREYEDFFGQYSLSSLLIINTDSVDERFSNIVQIVEEIFREPEKVIYEYNGNVVNKRSVANA, from the coding sequence ATGAAGCCAAAGATAATTGTTGAAGGAACTGTTGGGGCTGGCAAAACCACCTTCATAAATTACATTTCAGAGCGACTTTGTCTGGAACCAATTTATGAATTAACTGATTCAAAACTGATCCAGATTCTGGAGAATTTCTACATTGACCCATCAAAATGGGGTTTTCAGTTACAGATATATTTTCTGACAAAAAGGTTCAAACAGATGAAAATCGGTTGTGAAAAAGGCAATGTAGTCATGGATCGCTCTATTTTTTGTGATCATATATTTCCATCTGTATTACTGAAAAGAGGTGAAATGACAAAGCTTGAATATGACATTTACAAAGAATTGCACAGTAATTTAATTGAATTTTCTACACCACCTGAACTGATGATCTACCTAAAATGCTCAACAAAAACGGCAATAGATCGGATCAAGAAGCGTGGCAGATTGTGGGAACTCAGCATAGATGAAAATTACTGGGAAATACTGAATCGGGAATATGAGGACTTTTTCGGCCAATATAGCCTTTCTTCCCTGCTCATAATAAATACTGATTCGGTGGATGAAAGATTTTCGAACATAGTGCAGATTGTTGAGGAAATCTTTCGGGAGCCGGAAAAGGTTATCTATGAATATAATGGTAATGTTGTGAATAAAAGGAGTGTGGCCAATGCTTGA
- a CDS encoding regulatory protein RecX codes for MEKKNDDFQKALNYAKRLIRFRSRSRKEMEEKLILKGFHQDIIQRILELLEKSGYVDDEKFAYLYAYDMLTVHGYGPYRIKSKLKELKVEDYIIDDALERIMKEVDLFQIMEKTVKLHRIDRKKIGDFLYRRGFPGELIRMFDIEGGANR; via the coding sequence ATGGAAAAGAAAAATGATGATTTTCAGAAAGCTTTGAATTACGCTAAAAGGTTGATTCGATTCAGATCGAGATCAAGAAAAGAAATGGAGGAAAAGTTGATTCTCAAGGGTTTTCATCAAGACATTATCCAGCGGATTTTGGAGTTGCTCGAAAAATCTGGGTATGTTGATGATGAGAAATTCGCCTATCTTTATGCGTATGATATGCTGACTGTACATGGATACGGACCTTACAGAATAAAGTCGAAGTTGAAAGAGTTGAAAGTGGAAGACTACATCATCGATGATGCGCTCGAGAGAATTATGAAAGAGGTTGATCTTTTTCAGATTATGGAGAAAACAGTTAAATTGCACAGGATTGACAGGAAAAAAATTGGGGATTTTCTCTACAGAAGAGGATTTCCCGGTGAATTAATACGTATGTTTGACATAGAAGGAGGTGCAAATAGATGA
- the rimO gene encoding 30S ribosomal protein S12 methylthiotransferase RimO — MKIGIKVLGCPKNEADCDVLEAILKDRGHEIVSDIEEAEAVIIDTCGFIESAKKESIDEIITFANYKKYRPFFLCVKGCLVQRYSKELSKEIPEVDSWLGVLSPHQIAEAIEKATPYLVEKPTVVYEEAPRSCNNSFAYVKIADGCDRSCTFCSIPLFKGRFKSRSIESIYSEVERLVEIGVKEIILVAQDTTAYGVDLYNKAVLDQLLKKLNSIEGNFRIRVMYLHPDHLTDKMIDAICSLDKLLPYFDIPVQHGSDRILKQMGRIKNSEQLLELIAYIRSHNPDAAIRTSVMVGFPGETNDDFQKLLDFLEKAKFDRLGCFIYSDEEGTVSSSMKRKVSERIARERYENLLIFQSQIAYERLKRFVGKNLNVLIEQENELFYVARSHLDAPEVDGEVTVKKTREVDIPGYYTVRITDSDEYDLKGELI, encoded by the coding sequence ATGAAGATAGGAATAAAAGTTCTGGGTTGTCCGAAAAACGAAGCCGACTGCGATGTATTGGAGGCGATCCTGAAGGATAGAGGGCATGAGATTGTAAGTGATATCGAAGAAGCGGAAGCGGTTATTATAGACACATGCGGGTTTATAGAGTCGGCTAAAAAGGAATCAATAGATGAGATAATCACTTTTGCCAATTATAAGAAATATCGTCCCTTTTTCCTCTGTGTAAAAGGTTGTCTCGTTCAACGATATTCAAAGGAACTCTCAAAAGAGATTCCTGAGGTTGATTCGTGGCTGGGAGTTCTGAGTCCTCATCAAATTGCTGAGGCTATTGAGAAAGCCACGCCCTATCTTGTTGAAAAACCTACCGTGGTTTATGAAGAAGCACCAAGATCGTGTAATAATTCGTTTGCTTATGTGAAGATAGCAGATGGGTGCGACAGATCGTGTACATTTTGCTCAATTCCCCTTTTCAAAGGTAGGTTCAAAAGTCGAAGTATCGAAAGTATATACAGTGAAGTCGAGAGGCTCGTTGAAATTGGTGTGAAAGAAATCATTTTAGTGGCTCAGGACACCACTGCTTACGGCGTAGACCTCTACAATAAAGCAGTGCTTGATCAGCTTCTGAAAAAACTCAATTCTATAGAGGGAAATTTTCGAATAAGAGTGATGTATTTGCACCCGGATCATCTTACTGATAAAATGATTGATGCCATTTGTTCTCTTGATAAGTTGTTGCCATATTTTGACATACCTGTTCAGCATGGAAGCGATAGAATTCTTAAGCAAATGGGAAGAATTAAAAACAGCGAACAATTGCTCGAATTGATTGCGTATATAAGGAGTCATAATCCTGATGCAGCGATAAGGACCAGTGTTATGGTTGGTTTTCCCGGTGAAACCAATGATGATTTTCAGAAATTGCTCGATTTTCTTGAAAAGGCAAAATTTGACAGATTGGGATGTTTTATATACTCAGACGAAGAAGGAACAGTTTCAAGTTCTATGAAACGAAAAGTTTCTGAGAGGATTGCCCGGGAAAGATATGAAAATTTACTCATTTTTCAGAGTCAAATTGCTTACGAACGTCTGAAAAGATTTGTCGGTAAAAATTTAAATGTCCTTATAGAACAGGAAAATGAGTTGTTTTATGTGGCGAGGAGTCATCTTGATGCTCCAGAGGTAGATGGTGAGGTTACCGTGAAGAAAACTCGAGAGGTTGATATACCTGGATATTACACTGTTAGAATAACAGATTCAGATGAGTATGATTTGAAAGGAGAGCTGATATGA
- a CDS encoding helix-turn-helix domain-containing protein: MEKWVKIGEILKNSRESKQLTIDQVAQSIGIPAWKIRLIEEGQFDRVDAPFYVKHYIRSYSEFLEIDPEELLSEIEQPVSKQAEVKKVSGNGALISFLLIAMLIASVCFFAYSALKFFDVASSPEAQFVNNSGQTVYFNERPVEPGEIIELEIGNRYRVNGNKGICSIITLKKEWNIHVSDFEVILWER, from the coding sequence ATGGAAAAATGGGTAAAAATTGGTGAAATTTTGAAAAACTCGAGAGAATCGAAGCAACTTACGATAGATCAGGTTGCACAGAGTATAGGTATACCGGCATGGAAGATAAGACTAATAGAGGAAGGTCAATTTGACAGGGTCGATGCTCCATTTTATGTTAAACATTATATAAGAAGTTATTCAGAATTTTTGGAAATAGACCCTGAAGAATTGCTTTCAGAAATTGAACAACCAGTAAGCAAACAAGCTGAGGTGAAAAAGGTATCTGGGAATGGAGCTTTGATTTCTTTTTTACTTATAGCAATGCTAATAGCGTCGGTGTGCTTTTTTGCCTATTCAGCTTTGAAATTTTTTGATGTTGCGAGTAGTCCTGAGGCTCAGTTTGTAAACAATTCTGGGCAGACTGTTTATTTTAACGAGCGACCGGTTGAACCAGGAGAAATCATCGAGCTTGAGATTGGAAATCGATATAGAGTAAATGGCAATAAAGGCATCTGTTCAATAATAACTTTGAAAAAGGAATGGAATATACATGTGAGTGATTTTGAGGTGATTCTGTGGGAGAGGTGA
- a CDS encoding inositol monophosphatase family protein: MKIICEAAKIAGIFAKERFFQEHVVNVKGRSSDVVTEVDFACQKMIVDFISTHLPEARFILEEGDGCKEIPDAECVFIIDPIDGTLNYSHSLPFFAVSIARLDYREITESAVYLPASDELFYAKKGKGAFLNGRQIFNKNSPSLEKALLVTGWPYEEKLFEWTLKSIEKMTFLSQEIRIFGSAAAELCYLACGRFDGYWEIGLKPWDTAGGVLIARESGIFVESINGKFDFKTGEIIAAVPSIFEKLRDILRSIS; the protein is encoded by the coding sequence ATGAAAATTATCTGTGAGGCTGCTAAAATTGCGGGAATTTTTGCAAAAGAAAGGTTTTTTCAAGAACATGTTGTGAATGTAAAGGGTAGATCTTCTGATGTTGTAACGGAGGTTGATTTTGCATGCCAGAAAATGATAGTAGATTTTATCTCCACTCATTTGCCTGAAGCGCGTTTTATTTTAGAGGAAGGCGACGGATGTAAAGAGATACCAGATGCAGAATGTGTTTTTATTATTGATCCCATTGATGGTACGCTGAATTATTCACATTCCTTACCGTTTTTTGCAGTGAGCATAGCAAGATTGGATTACCGTGAGATTACAGAATCAGCTGTATATTTACCGGCAAGCGATGAACTTTTCTATGCAAAAAAAGGCAAGGGGGCTTTTTTAAACGGCAGGCAGATTTTCAACAAAAACAGCCCATCTCTTGAAAAGGCTCTTCTTGTTACCGGATGGCCATACGAAGAGAAACTTTTTGAATGGACACTCAAAAGCATAGAAAAAATGACCTTTCTTTCTCAGGAAATAAGAATATTTGGTTCAGCGGCTGCAGAACTCTGTTATCTTGCTTGTGGAAGATTTGATGGTTATTGGGAGATCGGCCTGAAACCTTGGGATACAGCTGGTGGAGTTTTAATAGCAAGGGAATCGGGAATCTTTGTTGAAAGTATTAATGGAAAATTTGATTTCAAAACAGGCGAAATAATTGCCGCTGTGCCGTCAATCTTTGAAAAACTCAGGGATATTTTGAGGAGTATATCATGA
- the thpR gene encoding RNA 2',3'-cyclic phosphodiesterase, whose product MRTFIAVDVNENVRGVSQQIVEKLMKRGFKANWVSKENIHLTLFFLGEVQSHKVDEIARHLCHRIMGFPSFSYIVEKLGYFSKQSKPRVIWLGIKSNQALQKLYEEMKSELVKHNFSFEERFSPHITVGRIKDFPGAWQPLIEDITFEPITVAVDRFSIYFSRLTPAGPIYKKVYECRFEGGLIKHE is encoded by the coding sequence TTGAGGACATTCATTGCTGTTGATGTTAATGAGAACGTGCGCGGTGTTTCTCAGCAGATAGTGGAGAAACTTATGAAGAGAGGTTTTAAAGCCAACTGGGTCAGTAAAGAAAATATTCACCTTACACTCTTTTTTCTCGGGGAAGTTCAATCTCATAAAGTTGATGAAATAGCCAGACATCTTTGCCACAGGATTATGGGATTCCCATCATTTTCTTATATAGTTGAAAAACTTGGTTACTTTTCCAAGCAAAGCAAACCTCGAGTGATATGGTTGGGAATTAAATCGAATCAGGCGCTTCAAAAATTGTATGAAGAAATGAAATCTGAACTTGTCAAACACAATTTTTCTTTTGAAGAGAGGTTCTCTCCACATATAACTGTGGGGAGAATAAAAGATTTTCCAGGTGCCTGGCAGCCTTTAATTGAGGATATCACATTTGAACCGATTACCGTTGCCGTTGATCGATTTAGTATTTATTTCTCAAGATTAACGCCAGCCGGACCCATTTACAAAAAGGTCTATGAATGCAGGTTTGAAGGAGGACTGATCAAACATGAGTGA
- the uvrB gene encoding excinuclease ABC subunit UvrB: MFKLVSDYEPTGDQPQAIDRLVEGIKKGYRFQTLIGVTGSGKTFTMANVISRLNRPALVISPNKTLAAQLYGEFKTFFPHNRVEYFISYYDYYQPEAYVPTKDLYIEKNADINDVLVRMRMSALKSVRTRRDVVVVASVSSIYASGDPSDFDRMNIQLSTGLKISPHAVAQHLAKIGYERSNEITVKGCFRLRGDVLEIYPTYQDEGIRIEFFGSVVDRIETFDKLNRSPLEELQKIIIYPAIEFVTTEEKLKRAVESIKNELDQRLTELKNQGKILEAQRLQQRTMHDLELLSALGYCPGIENYSRHFDGRKPGEPPYTLLDYFDDDVLVFLDESHIAVPQLRAMWRGEHSRKKSLVEYGFRLPSAFDNRPLTFEEFLKKVPQIIFVSATPGPFEYQVSEQIVEQIIRPTGLIDPEVEVRPTKYQVDDLISEIKKVVERGERALITVLTKKTAEKLSEYLVEMGIKSLYIHSELDAIERIEVLKKLRRGDVDAVVGINLLREGLDLPEVSLVAILDSDKEGFLRSETTLIQIIGRVARNLNGKVLMYADRVTPAMQRAIDETNRRRKIQMEYNEKYGITPKTIVKPLQIEIFEKFMEKPEIDYHQLAKDLSKEEYLSLLEEEMYRAASELRYEDAAKLRDEIFRLREELKDENYL, from the coding sequence ATGTTTAAACTTGTGAGTGATTACGAACCTACTGGTGATCAACCCCAGGCAATAGATAGACTTGTTGAGGGCATTAAAAAAGGCTATCGGTTCCAGACCCTTATAGGAGTGACAGGCAGCGGTAAAACTTTCACAATGGCAAACGTCATATCCCGTTTGAACAGACCTGCTCTTGTTATCTCTCCAAATAAAACACTTGCCGCACAGCTTTATGGTGAATTCAAAACATTCTTTCCCCACAATAGAGTCGAGTACTTTATCAGCTATTATGATTACTATCAACCTGAAGCTTATGTTCCAACAAAAGATCTTTACATAGAAAAAAATGCCGATATAAACGATGTGCTCGTTCGTATGAGAATGTCTGCATTGAAATCCGTTAGAACCAGGCGAGATGTTGTTGTTGTGGCGAGTGTTTCGAGTATATATGCCTCCGGAGATCCATCTGATTTTGACAGGATGAATATCCAGCTTTCCACGGGATTAAAGATCTCTCCCCACGCAGTTGCTCAGCATCTTGCAAAAATTGGTTATGAGAGAAGCAATGAAATAACAGTCAAGGGTTGTTTCAGGTTGAGAGGAGATGTTCTTGAAATATATCCCACATATCAGGATGAAGGTATAAGAATAGAGTTTTTTGGTTCAGTTGTGGATAGAATAGAGACTTTCGACAAACTCAACAGATCTCCGCTGGAAGAGTTACAGAAAATTATCATCTATCCAGCAATAGAATTTGTGACCACTGAGGAAAAATTAAAGAGAGCTGTAGAATCCATTAAAAATGAATTAGATCAGAGGTTGACAGAATTGAAAAACCAGGGAAAAATTTTAGAAGCCCAACGGCTGCAACAACGAACAATGCATGATCTGGAGCTTCTATCTGCCCTCGGATATTGCCCAGGAATAGAAAATTACTCGAGACATTTTGATGGTAGGAAACCCGGAGAACCTCCATATACTCTTCTGGATTATTTCGATGACGATGTGCTTGTTTTTCTCGATGAATCTCACATAGCTGTACCACAGTTGCGAGCTATGTGGCGCGGGGAACATTCAAGAAAGAAGAGCCTTGTTGAATATGGCTTCAGACTTCCTTCAGCATTTGACAACAGACCTCTCACCTTCGAGGAATTCTTAAAAAAGGTGCCACAGATAATATTTGTCTCAGCCACACCGGGGCCATTCGAATATCAGGTGAGTGAGCAGATAGTTGAGCAAATAATCCGTCCAACAGGCCTGATTGATCCCGAGGTTGAAGTCAGGCCAACGAAATATCAGGTAGATGATTTGATTAGCGAAATAAAAAAGGTTGTCGAGAGGGGCGAGAGAGCTTTAATAACTGTTTTGACCAAAAAGACTGCTGAGAAACTCAGCGAGTATCTTGTTGAAATGGGCATCAAATCTCTGTACATTCACTCTGAACTTGATGCAATTGAGAGAATCGAAGTTCTGAAAAAACTTCGCCGGGGAGATGTCGATGCAGTTGTTGGAATAAATCTTCTTAGAGAAGGACTTGATCTTCCAGAAGTTTCGCTTGTTGCTATACTTGATTCAGATAAAGAAGGGTTTCTCAGATCGGAAACAACTCTGATACAGATAATAGGACGTGTAGCAAGAAACTTAAATGGGAAAGTTTTGATGTATGCTGATAGAGTTACGCCAGCTATGCAAAGGGCTATTGATGAAACAAATCGCAGAAGAAAAATTCAAATGGAATACAATGAAAAATACGGCATAACACCAAAAACCATTGTAAAACCGCTTCAAATTGAGATATTTGAAAAATTCATGGAAAAACCCGAGATAGATTATCATCAACTCGCGAAAGATTTGAGCAAAGAGGAATATCTGTCTCTTCTTGAGGAAGAAATGTACCGGGCTGCCAGTGAGCTTCGTTATGAAGATGCTGCGAAGCTCAGAGACGAAATTTTTAGACTCAGGGAGGAACTTAAGGATGAAAATTATCTGTGA
- a CDS encoding Na+/H+ antiporter subunit C: MNFVEYICLIVILVALSGIILRKNLVMKIVCLDIMSTGVVSFFVVVSSRFGEKVPIVSETAEAYAHPVPQAVIVTAIVIGFATLSLSFTVIMILIQRLHTTDTEKIERRTHE, translated from the coding sequence TTGAATTTCGTTGAATACATTTGCTTAATAGTTATCTTAGTGGCTTTATCTGGAATAATTCTCAGGAAGAACCTGGTTATGAAAATTGTTTGCCTTGATATTATGAGTACAGGAGTGGTAAGTTTCTTTGTTGTTGTCTCATCACGTTTTGGTGAAAAAGTTCCTATTGTCTCGGAAACAGCTGAAGCATATGCTCATCCTGTTCCACAGGCAGTAATAGTAACAGCTATTGTTATAGGTTTTGCAACTCTTTCTCTATCTTTCACGGTGATTATGATTTTGATTCAAAGACTCCATACAACTGATACGGAAAAAATTGAAAGGAGAACACATGAGTGA
- a CDS encoding DUF4416 family protein, translating into MGEVKKTEFVNLVIFAFSQYIDYWLSEIKPHLEGMFGKIDYISEQLPFGTYTTYYDYEMGSDLKGRLISFEKLIHPSLLVDAKVFTNELEKNYSVEGKRKFNLDPGYVHHLNFVLASTKPWANRIYLGKGIYAEVTLLYLSGEFRYWEFTYPNYRSDEYKKELEHVRKLYLEKRRNFLKGEEINEDRNKSSGLSEKRSRLRCIGGDPEG; encoded by the coding sequence GTGGGAGAGGTGAAGAAAACAGAGTTCGTGAATCTGGTGATTTTCGCTTTTTCCCAGTACATTGATTACTGGCTTTCAGAAATAAAACCTCATTTGGAAGGCATGTTTGGAAAAATAGATTATATTTCAGAGCAGCTGCCTTTTGGCACGTACACAACTTATTATGATTATGAAATGGGAAGTGATTTGAAAGGAAGGCTTATAAGTTTTGAAAAATTGATACATCCTTCACTTCTTGTCGATGCGAAGGTTTTTACCAATGAATTGGAAAAAAATTATTCTGTGGAGGGAAAGAGAAAGTTCAATCTTGACCCGGGTTATGTACACCATTTGAATTTTGTTCTGGCGTCAACAAAGCCATGGGCCAACAGAATTTACCTTGGCAAAGGTATTTATGCAGAGGTAACATTACTTTATCTGTCTGGTGAATTCAGATACTGGGAATTTACTTATCCAAATTACAGAAGCGATGAATACAAAAAAGAGCTCGAGCATGTGCGAAAACTGTATTTAGAAAAGCGTAGAAATTTTTTAAAGGGTGAGGAAATCAATGAAGATAGGAATAAAAGTTCTGGGTTGTCCGAAAAACGAAGCCGACTGCGATGTATTGGAGGCGATCCTGAAGGATAG
- the pgsA gene encoding CDP-diacylglycerol--glycerol-3-phosphate 3-phosphatidyltransferase produces the protein MNLPNTISVARIFLTIPVFMLISAGMWKWAMVIFLTGALSDYLDGFLARKLNQITSSGKVLDQISDKVFVSSTMIALIPQIPAWLVALIVARDSVVSAVRILAANSGVVIQANRWGKVKTVLQMLLVILLLFENSFRFQLGIVNQLVIYSCAFFTVVSALIYLIQNRKVLGG, from the coding sequence ATGAATCTACCAAATACTATAAGTGTTGCGAGAATTTTTCTAACAATACCGGTTTTCATGCTTATATCAGCCGGAATGTGGAAATGGGCGATGGTCATCTTTCTAACAGGTGCACTGTCTGATTATTTAGATGGTTTTTTGGCAAGAAAGCTTAATCAAATAACCAGCAGCGGGAAAGTTCTTGATCAAATTTCCGATAAAGTTTTTGTGAGTTCAACAATGATAGCCCTGATACCTCAAATCCCAGCGTGGCTGGTCGCTTTGATTGTGGCAAGAGACAGTGTAGTCAGTGCAGTTAGAATTCTCGCAGCTAATAGCGGTGTAGTTATTCAGGCTAATAGATGGGGCAAGGTGAAAACCGTTTTACAGATGCTGTTGGTTATATTGCTGCTTTTTGAAAATAGTTTCAGATTTCAGCTTGGAATTGTCAATCAATTGGTGATTTACTCATGCGCATTTTTTACTGTTGTTTCGGCTTTGATTTATCTGATCCAGAATAGAAAGGTACTGGGGGGATGA